Proteins from one Sulfurihydrogenibium subterraneum DSM 15120 genomic window:
- the rplA gene encoding 50S ribosomal protein L1: protein MAKRGKKYLEALKLVDREKAYDLNESISKLKEVSKTLQRKFDETVEFIARLGVDPKYADQMVRGSVVLPHGLGKELKVLVIAQGEKLKEAEEAGSDYVGGEDLINKIANENWIDFDVVIATPDMMPKMAKLGKILGPRGLMPNPKVGTVTTDVKRAVTEAKKGRVEFKVDKTGNVHVPVGKISFDDQKLKENILAVLDALIKAKPSGAKGQYLKNAVIKTTMSPSVKLDLAALQKSLETKAA, encoded by the coding sequence ATGGCGAAAAGAGGAAAAAAATACTTAGAAGCTTTAAAGCTTGTAGACAGAGAAAAGGCTTATGATTTAAACGAATCTATTAGTAAGTTGAAAGAAGTTTCAAAAACTCTTCAAAGAAAGTTTGATGAAACTGTAGAATTTATAGCAAGGTTAGGGGTAGATCCAAAGTATGCAGACCAAATGGTAAGAGGTTCTGTAGTTTTACCCCATGGACTTGGTAAAGAGTTAAAAGTGTTAGTAATTGCTCAAGGAGAAAAGTTGAAGGAAGCTGAAGAAGCTGGATCAGATTACGTTGGTGGAGAAGATCTTATAAACAAGATAGCTAACGAAAACTGGATAGACTTTGATGTAGTAATAGCAACTCCTGATATGATGCCAAAAATGGCAAAGTTGGGTAAGATACTAGGTCCAAGAGGATTAATGCCTAACCCTAAAGTCGGAACTGTTACTACTGACGTGAAGAGAGCGGTAACAGAAGCTAAGAAAGGTAGAGTGGAGTTTAAGGTAGATAAAACAGGAAATGTCCATGTACCTGTTGGAAAAATATCTTTTGATGATCAAAAATTAAAAGAGAATATTTTAGCAGTCTTAGATGCGTTAATAAAAGCAAAACCGTCAGGGGCAAAAGGGCAATACTTGAAAAATGCTGTTATCAAAACAACTATGAGTCCATCAGTAAAGCTTGATTTGGCAGCATTACAAAAGTCTTTAGAAACTAAGGCTGCATAA
- the rplJ gene encoding 50S ribosomal protein L10: MATLERKSIQKKAEIVQEIKEKIERSPVVILLDFKGIDANSITDFRKQLRKSGAEMKVIKNTLLYRACNGTQLYDKIDIFKEQTAVIFGYEDAVAPAKLLKEFLKGKEEAKVKGGLVEGVYADPQKIEYLASLPSKEVLVAQLLAVLQAPITNFVRVLNALPQKTVLVLDAIRKEKEKQS, encoded by the coding sequence ATGGCAACATTAGAAAGAAAATCTATTCAAAAGAAAGCAGAAATAGTCCAAGAGATTAAAGAGAAGATAGAGAGATCTCCTGTAGTGATCCTGTTAGATTTTAAGGGTATAGATGCAAACTCCATAACCGATTTTAGAAAACAGTTAAGAAAAAGCGGTGCCGAAATGAAAGTAATTAAAAATACTCTCCTTTATAGGGCTTGCAATGGCACCCAACTTTATGATAAAATAGATATCTTCAAAGAACAAACTGCTGTAATATTTGGTTACGAAGATGCTGTTGCTCCTGCAAAACTCTTAAAAGAGTTTTTAAAAGGAAAGGAAGAAGCTAAAGTAAAAGGTGGCTTGGTTGAAGGTGTTTATGCAGATCCACAAAAAATTGAATACCTTGCTTCACTACCAAGTAAAGAAGTACTTGTGGCTCAGCTATTGGCTGTTCTTCAAGCACCTATTACTAACTTTGTACGTGTACTTAATGCTTTACCACAAAAGACAGTTTTAGTTTTAGATGCAATTAGAAAAGAGAAAGAAAAACAATCTTAA
- the rplK gene encoding 50S ribosomal protein L11, whose amino-acid sequence MAKKVTATVELMIPAQQAAPSPPVGPALGQHGVNIMEFVKSFNAATANMKPGTIIPVVITIYSDRSFTFILKTPPASYLLKEAAGIKTGSGDPKKNKVGKITVAQLKEIAQMKLKDLNTEDIEMAMRTIAGTARSMGIEIEGYKG is encoded by the coding sequence ATGGCAAAGAAAGTTACAGCAACTGTTGAGCTAATGATTCCAGCTCAACAAGCAGCTCCATCTCCGCCTGTTGGACCTGCATTAGGACAACACGGCGTAAACATTATGGAGTTCGTAAAGAGTTTCAATGCCGCAACGGCAAATATGAAACCCGGTACTATAATTCCGGTAGTAATTACTATTTACTCTGATAGGTCTTTTACCTTTATCCTCAAAACTCCACCAGCATCTTATCTTTTAAAAGAAGCAGCAGGTATAAAAACTGGTTCCGGAGACCCAAAGAAAAATAAGGTTGGTAAAATTACTGTTGCACAGCTTAAAGAGATTGCTCAGATGAAGCTTAAAGACCTTAATACAGAAGATATAGAAATGGCTATGAGAACTATCGCAGGAACAGCTCGTAGTATGGGAATTGAAATAGAAGGATACAAGGGGTAG
- the rplL gene encoding 50S ribosomal protein L7/L12, whose product MATITREEIKEAIKSMTVLELAQLVKDLEEEFGVSAAAMVAAAPAAAGGAAAPAAEEKTEFDVILANPGANKINVIKVVREITGLGLKEAKDLVDGAPKPVKEGISKEEAEQIKKKLEEAGATVEVK is encoded by the coding sequence ATGGCAACAATCACAAGAGAAGAGATTAAAGAAGCTATCAAGTCTATGACAGTTTTAGAGTTGGCACAACTTGTTAAAGATTTAGAAGAAGAGTTTGGTGTTTCTGCTGCTGCTATGGTTGCTGCTGCTCCAGCTGCTGCAGGTGGTGCTGCTGCTCCAGCTGCTGAGGAAAAAACTGAATTTGATGTTATCTTAGCAAATCCTGGAGCTAATAAAATTAACGTTATAAAAGTTGTTAGAGAAATCACTGGTCTTGGTTTAAAAGAAGCTAAAGACTTAGTAGACGGAGCTCCAAAACCAGTTAAAGAAGGAATTTCTAAAGAAGAAGCAGAACAAATTAAGAAAAAATTAGAAGAAGCTGGAGCTACTGTAGAAGTTAAATAA